A window of Terriglobales bacterium genomic DNA:
CAGCAATGCCCCACCTATCGCGTGCTCGGTCTGGAGGCCGATTCTCCCCGCGGCCGCATCTACCAGGTCCTGCAGGTGGATTCAGGACGCCTTCCCATCGGCGAGTCGTTCGTCACTCACATTGACCGCTGCCTCGGCTGCCGCGCCTGCGAAACCGCGTGCCCTTCGGGCGTGGAGTACGGGCGCATCGTGGAACGCGCCCGCGCCGAAATCGAGCAGAACTACCCGCGGCCGTGGCTCGAACGCACGCTGCGCTCCTATTTCTTCCAGAAGGTGCTGACGGACTTCACCCGGCTGGCGCGCTTGGTGCGGCTCCTGCGCCTCTACCAGCGCTCAGGGCTCGAATCGCTGCTGCGCGCCCTCGGCCTGCTCAAGCTCTTCGGCATGGCGGATGTCGCCGCGCTGGCGCCGCGCATCGACCGCGACTTCTTCTTCGCCGACTTCGGCAGGACCTTTCCAGCGGAAGGCGAGCGCCGCGCTCGCGTCGCCTTCCATGGCGGATGCATTGCCAGCGTCGCCTTCGCCGAATTGAATCGCGCCACCATCCGCGTCCTGCAGAAGAACGGGGTCGAGGTCGTCGTGCCCGCCGCGCAGGCCTGCTGTGGCGCGCTCTGCGCCCATTCCGGATTCCGGGAAGAGGCGCGTTCCCTGGCCCGGCGCAACCTGGACGCGTTCCTCGCCCACGACGTCGACGCCATCGTCACCAACGCCGCCGGTTGTGGCGCGACCCTGAAGGAATACGACGACCTGCTCGAGCCCGACTCCTCCGGCCGCGAGAAGGCGCAGCAGTTTGTCGCCAGGGTGAAAGACGTGACCGAATTCCTGGCCGAGCTCGGCCCGCGCGCCGTAGCGCGTCCGCTGGGTGTGCGAGTGACGTATCAGGATCCCTGCCATCTGGCGCACGGGCAGAAAATCCGCAGGGCGCCGCGCGCGCTGCTCAAGGCGCTAGGCTGCGAACTCGTGGAGATGCCGCACTCCGACTACTGCTGCGGCTCCGCCGGTGTGTACAACGTCGTCGAGAACGACCTGGCCATGCAGATCCTCGACGCCAAGATCACCGACGTCGCCGCCACCGATGCCGACGTCATCGCCACCGCCAACGTCGGCTGCATGCTGCAACTGCGCGCCGGTGTGAAGCGCCACGGCCTGAAGATGGACGTCAGGCACGTGATCGAACTGCTGGACGAAGCCTACGGCAATCCGCGTCCCTCCGCGTGAATCCGCGGC
This region includes:
- a CDS encoding heterodisulfide reductase-related iron-sulfur binding cluster → MSEPATTATQSAPSHFTSPDRPTWDLYSVCIHCGLCLQQCPTYRVLGLEADSPRGRIYQVLQVDSGRLPIGESFVTHIDRCLGCRACETACPSGVEYGRIVERARAEIEQNYPRPWLERTLRSYFFQKVLTDFTRLARLVRLLRLYQRSGLESLLRALGLLKLFGMADVAALAPRIDRDFFFADFGRTFPAEGERRARVAFHGGCIASVAFAELNRATIRVLQKNGVEVVVPAAQACCGALCAHSGFREEARSLARRNLDAFLAHDVDAIVTNAAGCGATLKEYDDLLEPDSSGREKAQQFVARVKDVTEFLAELGPRAVARPLGVRVTYQDPCHLAHGQKIRRAPRALLKALGCELVEMPHSDYCCGSAGVYNVVENDLAMQILDAKITDVAATDADVIATANVGCMLQLRAGVKRHGLKMDVRHVIELLDEAYGNPRPSA